The following coding sequences are from one Humulus lupulus chromosome X, drHumLupu1.1, whole genome shotgun sequence window:
- the LOC133805028 gene encoding BRASSINOSTEROID INSENSITIVE 1-associated receptor kinase 1-like isoform X1, which produces MEMRERRRRLISVISGSAFLWLILLFGLLRKLYAISEGAALIAFKTNLVDPNNVLGSWDATLVKPPCAWYHISCNNDSSVTRVDLGYANLTGTLVPQLGQLRNLQFLELFSNNISGKIPEELGSLTNLVSLDLYLNKLNGSIPATLGKLGKLRFLRLNNNSLSGTIPMTLTGVDSLQVLDLSNNKLSGDIPVNGSFKLFSYSSFHNNQLNKFPVSPPPSITPTPSGSAGSSSSKTRLIAGGVAAGAALIFAVSAIALTWYWRRKLQDHFFDVPAEHPEVLLGQLKRFSLRELQVATDNYSNKNIIGRGGFGKVYKGHLADGSLVAVKRLKEECTQGGELQFQRELEMISIARHRNLLRLRGFCLTLTERLLVYPYMANGSVASCLRECPGSQSPLDWEIRKRISLGSARGLAYLHNECDPKIIHRDVKAANILLDEEFEAVVGDFGLAKLMDHKDTHVTTAVRGTVGHIAPEYLSTGKSSEKTDVFGYGVMLLELITGQSAFDLARLANDDVMLFDWVKGLWNDQKLETLVDANLQGNYVNEEVEQLIQVALLCTQGTAGEQPKMSEVVRMLEGDGLAERWEDWQKMELFRQDFHPTHHPNTRWIVNSTSHIPPDELSGPR; this is translated from the exons ATGGAGATGAGGGAACGAAGGCGACGACTCATCTCAGTGATTTCGGGTTCTGCTTTCCTGTGGTTGATTTTGTTGTTTGGCTTGCTCAGAAAGCTATATGCTATTTCAGAAG GTGCTGCCCTAATTGCGTTTAAGACCAACTTAGTTGATCCCAACAATGTTTTAGGGAGTTGGGATGCCACACTTGTTAAGCCCCCCTGCGCATGGTATCACATTAGCTGCAATAACGACTCAAGTGTTACTCGAGT TGATCTTGGATATGCAAATCTAACTGGTACATTGGTTCCTCAACTTGGTCAGCTAAGGAATCTACAGTTCTT GGAACTTTTTAGCAATAATATAAGTGGGAAAATCCCAGAAGAGCTCGGAAGTTTGACAAACTTGGTGAGCTTGGATCTTTACTTGAACAAATTAAATGGTTCGATTCCAGCCACACTAGGGAAGCTTGGAAAACTACGTTTCCT ACGTCTCAACAACAACAGTTTGTCAGGGACTATTCCTATGACTTTAACAGGTGTTGACTCACTGCAAGTCTT GGATCTTTCAAACAACAAGCTGTCTGGAGATATTCCAGTTAATGgttcttttaaattattttcctacAGCAG TTTTCATAATAATCAACTAAACAAGTTCCCAGTTTCACCACCACCTTCTATAACTCCAACACCATCTGGTTCCGCAG gtagcagtagtagtaaaaCTAGACTTATTGCTGGAGGAGTTGCTGCTGGTGCTGCTCTTATTTTCGCTGTCTCTGCAATTGCTCTTACCTGGTATTGGAGAAGGAAACTACAGGATCATTTCTTTGATGTACCTG CTGAGCATCCAGAGGTCCTTCTGGGACAGCTTAAAAGGTTTTCTCTGAGGGAGCTTCAAGTTGCTACTGATAATTATagcaataaaaatattatagGCAGAGGTGGATTTGGGAAGGTTTATAAAGGGCACTTAGCTGATGGCTCTCTAGTTGCAGTAAAAAGGCTTAAAGAAGAGTGTACCCAAGGTGGGGAGCTACAGTTCCAAAGAGAACTAGAAATGATCAGCATTGCTCGACACCGTAATCTACTTCGTCTACGTGGATTTTGCCTGACACTAACCGAACGGTTGCTTGTGTACCCATATATGGCTAATGGGAGTGTTGCATCTTGTTTAAGAG AATGTCCTGGTTCACAGTCCCCACTTGATTGGGAAATACGAAAACGTATCTCATTGGGATCTGCAAGGGGCCTTGCTTATTTGCACAATGAATGTGATCCTAAAATTATTCACCGTGATGTCAAAGCTGCAAACATATTGTTAGATGAGGAATTTGAGGCAGTTGTTGGAGACTTTGGGTTGGCTAAACTTATGGATCATAAAGATACTCATGTTACTACTGCTGTGCGTGGCACTGTTGGGCATATAGCACCGGAGTACCTTTCAACTGGAAAATCTTCAGAGAAAACAGATGTTTTTGGATATGGAGTTATGCTTCTTGAACTCATAACTGGACAGAGCGCTTTTGATCTAGCCCGTCTTGCAAATGATGATGTCATGTTATTTGATTGG GTTAAAGGACTCTGGAACGATCAGAAGTTGGAGACATTGGTGGATGCCAATCTACAAGGAAATTATGTCAATGAGGAGGTGGAGCAGCTAATCCAAGTGGCTCTTCTTTGCACACAAGGCACAGCGGGTGAGCAGCCGAAGATGTCTGAGGTGGTGAGAATGCTCGAAGGGGATGGATTGGCGGAAAGATGGGAGGATTGGCAGAAGATGGAGTTGTTCCGCCAAGACTTCCACCCGACACACCATCCAAATACTCGTTGGATTGTTAACTCTACTTCTCACATTCCTCCAGATGAATTGTCTGGTCCTAGATGA
- the LOC133805028 gene encoding BRASSINOSTEROID INSENSITIVE 1-associated receptor kinase 1-like isoform X2 has product MEMRERRRRLISVISGSAFLWLILLFGLLRKLYAISEGAALIAFKTNLVDPNNVLGSWDATLVKPPCAWYHISCNNDSSVTRVDLGYANLTGTLVPQLGQLRNLQFLELFSNNISGKIPEELGSLTNLVSLDLYLNKLNGSIPATLGKLGKLRFLRLNNNSLSGTIPMTLTGIFQTTSCLEIFQLMVLLNYFPTAGSSSSKTRLIAGGVAAGAALIFAVSAIALTWYWRRKLQDHFFDVPAEHPEVLLGQLKRFSLRELQVATDNYSNKNIIGRGGFGKVYKGHLADGSLVAVKRLKEECTQGGELQFQRELEMISIARHRNLLRLRGFCLTLTERLLVYPYMANGSVASCLRECPGSQSPLDWEIRKRISLGSARGLAYLHNECDPKIIHRDVKAANILLDEEFEAVVGDFGLAKLMDHKDTHVTTAVRGTVGHIAPEYLSTGKSSEKTDVFGYGVMLLELITGQSAFDLARLANDDVMLFDWVKGLWNDQKLETLVDANLQGNYVNEEVEQLIQVALLCTQGTAGEQPKMSEVVRMLEGDGLAERWEDWQKMELFRQDFHPTHHPNTRWIVNSTSHIPPDELSGPR; this is encoded by the exons ATGGAGATGAGGGAACGAAGGCGACGACTCATCTCAGTGATTTCGGGTTCTGCTTTCCTGTGGTTGATTTTGTTGTTTGGCTTGCTCAGAAAGCTATATGCTATTTCAGAAG GTGCTGCCCTAATTGCGTTTAAGACCAACTTAGTTGATCCCAACAATGTTTTAGGGAGTTGGGATGCCACACTTGTTAAGCCCCCCTGCGCATGGTATCACATTAGCTGCAATAACGACTCAAGTGTTACTCGAGT TGATCTTGGATATGCAAATCTAACTGGTACATTGGTTCCTCAACTTGGTCAGCTAAGGAATCTACAGTTCTT GGAACTTTTTAGCAATAATATAAGTGGGAAAATCCCAGAAGAGCTCGGAAGTTTGACAAACTTGGTGAGCTTGGATCTTTACTTGAACAAATTAAATGGTTCGATTCCAGCCACACTAGGGAAGCTTGGAAAACTACGTTTCCT ACGTCTCAACAACAACAGTTTGTCAGGGACTATTCCTATGACTTTAACAG GGATCTTTCAAACAACAAGCTGTCTGGAGATATTCCAGTTAATGgttcttttaaattattttcctacAGCAG gtagcagtagtagtaaaaCTAGACTTATTGCTGGAGGAGTTGCTGCTGGTGCTGCTCTTATTTTCGCTGTCTCTGCAATTGCTCTTACCTGGTATTGGAGAAGGAAACTACAGGATCATTTCTTTGATGTACCTG CTGAGCATCCAGAGGTCCTTCTGGGACAGCTTAAAAGGTTTTCTCTGAGGGAGCTTCAAGTTGCTACTGATAATTATagcaataaaaatattatagGCAGAGGTGGATTTGGGAAGGTTTATAAAGGGCACTTAGCTGATGGCTCTCTAGTTGCAGTAAAAAGGCTTAAAGAAGAGTGTACCCAAGGTGGGGAGCTACAGTTCCAAAGAGAACTAGAAATGATCAGCATTGCTCGACACCGTAATCTACTTCGTCTACGTGGATTTTGCCTGACACTAACCGAACGGTTGCTTGTGTACCCATATATGGCTAATGGGAGTGTTGCATCTTGTTTAAGAG AATGTCCTGGTTCACAGTCCCCACTTGATTGGGAAATACGAAAACGTATCTCATTGGGATCTGCAAGGGGCCTTGCTTATTTGCACAATGAATGTGATCCTAAAATTATTCACCGTGATGTCAAAGCTGCAAACATATTGTTAGATGAGGAATTTGAGGCAGTTGTTGGAGACTTTGGGTTGGCTAAACTTATGGATCATAAAGATACTCATGTTACTACTGCTGTGCGTGGCACTGTTGGGCATATAGCACCGGAGTACCTTTCAACTGGAAAATCTTCAGAGAAAACAGATGTTTTTGGATATGGAGTTATGCTTCTTGAACTCATAACTGGACAGAGCGCTTTTGATCTAGCCCGTCTTGCAAATGATGATGTCATGTTATTTGATTGG GTTAAAGGACTCTGGAACGATCAGAAGTTGGAGACATTGGTGGATGCCAATCTACAAGGAAATTATGTCAATGAGGAGGTGGAGCAGCTAATCCAAGTGGCTCTTCTTTGCACACAAGGCACAGCGGGTGAGCAGCCGAAGATGTCTGAGGTGGTGAGAATGCTCGAAGGGGATGGATTGGCGGAAAGATGGGAGGATTGGCAGAAGATGGAGTTGTTCCGCCAAGACTTCCACCCGACACACCATCCAAATACTCGTTGGATTGTTAACTCTACTTCTCACATTCCTCCAGATGAATTGTCTGGTCCTAGATGA
- the LOC133805028 gene encoding BRASSINOSTEROID INSENSITIVE 1-associated receptor kinase 1-like isoform X3: protein MEMRERRRRLISVISGSAFLWLILLFGLLRKLYAISEGAALIAFKTNLVDPNNVLGSWDATLVKPPCAWYHISCNNDSSVTRVDLGYANLTGTLVPQLGQLRNLQFLELFSNNISGKIPEELGSLTNLTSQQQQFVRDYSYDFNRDLSNNKLSGDIPVNGSFKLFSYSSFHNNQLNKFPVSPPPSITPTPSGSAGSSSSKTRLIAGGVAAGAALIFAVSAIALTWYWRRKLQDHFFDVPAEHPEVLLGQLKRFSLRELQVATDNYSNKNIIGRGGFGKVYKGHLADGSLVAVKRLKEECTQGGELQFQRELEMISIARHRNLLRLRGFCLTLTERLLVYPYMANGSVASCLRECPGSQSPLDWEIRKRISLGSARGLAYLHNECDPKIIHRDVKAANILLDEEFEAVVGDFGLAKLMDHKDTHVTTAVRGTVGHIAPEYLSTGKSSEKTDVFGYGVMLLELITGQSAFDLARLANDDVMLFDWVKGLWNDQKLETLVDANLQGNYVNEEVEQLIQVALLCTQGTAGEQPKMSEVVRMLEGDGLAERWEDWQKMELFRQDFHPTHHPNTRWIVNSTSHIPPDELSGPR from the exons ATGGAGATGAGGGAACGAAGGCGACGACTCATCTCAGTGATTTCGGGTTCTGCTTTCCTGTGGTTGATTTTGTTGTTTGGCTTGCTCAGAAAGCTATATGCTATTTCAGAAG GTGCTGCCCTAATTGCGTTTAAGACCAACTTAGTTGATCCCAACAATGTTTTAGGGAGTTGGGATGCCACACTTGTTAAGCCCCCCTGCGCATGGTATCACATTAGCTGCAATAACGACTCAAGTGTTACTCGAGT TGATCTTGGATATGCAAATCTAACTGGTACATTGGTTCCTCAACTTGGTCAGCTAAGGAATCTACAGTTCTT GGAACTTTTTAGCAATAATATAAGTGGGAAAATCCCAGAAGAGCTCGGAAGTTTGACAAACTTG ACGTCTCAACAACAACAGTTTGTCAGGGACTATTCCTATGACTTTAACAG GGATCTTTCAAACAACAAGCTGTCTGGAGATATTCCAGTTAATGgttcttttaaattattttcctacAGCAG TTTTCATAATAATCAACTAAACAAGTTCCCAGTTTCACCACCACCTTCTATAACTCCAACACCATCTGGTTCCGCAG gtagcagtagtagtaaaaCTAGACTTATTGCTGGAGGAGTTGCTGCTGGTGCTGCTCTTATTTTCGCTGTCTCTGCAATTGCTCTTACCTGGTATTGGAGAAGGAAACTACAGGATCATTTCTTTGATGTACCTG CTGAGCATCCAGAGGTCCTTCTGGGACAGCTTAAAAGGTTTTCTCTGAGGGAGCTTCAAGTTGCTACTGATAATTATagcaataaaaatattatagGCAGAGGTGGATTTGGGAAGGTTTATAAAGGGCACTTAGCTGATGGCTCTCTAGTTGCAGTAAAAAGGCTTAAAGAAGAGTGTACCCAAGGTGGGGAGCTACAGTTCCAAAGAGAACTAGAAATGATCAGCATTGCTCGACACCGTAATCTACTTCGTCTACGTGGATTTTGCCTGACACTAACCGAACGGTTGCTTGTGTACCCATATATGGCTAATGGGAGTGTTGCATCTTGTTTAAGAG AATGTCCTGGTTCACAGTCCCCACTTGATTGGGAAATACGAAAACGTATCTCATTGGGATCTGCAAGGGGCCTTGCTTATTTGCACAATGAATGTGATCCTAAAATTATTCACCGTGATGTCAAAGCTGCAAACATATTGTTAGATGAGGAATTTGAGGCAGTTGTTGGAGACTTTGGGTTGGCTAAACTTATGGATCATAAAGATACTCATGTTACTACTGCTGTGCGTGGCACTGTTGGGCATATAGCACCGGAGTACCTTTCAACTGGAAAATCTTCAGAGAAAACAGATGTTTTTGGATATGGAGTTATGCTTCTTGAACTCATAACTGGACAGAGCGCTTTTGATCTAGCCCGTCTTGCAAATGATGATGTCATGTTATTTGATTGG GTTAAAGGACTCTGGAACGATCAGAAGTTGGAGACATTGGTGGATGCCAATCTACAAGGAAATTATGTCAATGAGGAGGTGGAGCAGCTAATCCAAGTGGCTCTTCTTTGCACACAAGGCACAGCGGGTGAGCAGCCGAAGATGTCTGAGGTGGTGAGAATGCTCGAAGGGGATGGATTGGCGGAAAGATGGGAGGATTGGCAGAAGATGGAGTTGTTCCGCCAAGACTTCCACCCGACACACCATCCAAATACTCGTTGGATTGTTAACTCTACTTCTCACATTCCTCCAGATGAATTGTCTGGTCCTAGATGA
- the LOC133805028 gene encoding BRASSINOSTEROID INSENSITIVE 1-associated receptor kinase 1-like isoform X4: MEMRERRRRLISVISGSAFLWLILLFGLLRKLYAISEGAALIAFKTNLVDPNNVLGSWDATLVKPPCAWYHISCNNDSSVTRVDLGYANLTGTLVPQLGQLRNLQFLRLNNNSLSGTIPMTLTGVDSLQVLDLSNNKLSGDIPVNGSFKLFSYSSFHNNQLNKFPVSPPPSITPTPSGSAGSSSSKTRLIAGGVAAGAALIFAVSAIALTWYWRRKLQDHFFDVPAEHPEVLLGQLKRFSLRELQVATDNYSNKNIIGRGGFGKVYKGHLADGSLVAVKRLKEECTQGGELQFQRELEMISIARHRNLLRLRGFCLTLTERLLVYPYMANGSVASCLRECPGSQSPLDWEIRKRISLGSARGLAYLHNECDPKIIHRDVKAANILLDEEFEAVVGDFGLAKLMDHKDTHVTTAVRGTVGHIAPEYLSTGKSSEKTDVFGYGVMLLELITGQSAFDLARLANDDVMLFDWVKGLWNDQKLETLVDANLQGNYVNEEVEQLIQVALLCTQGTAGEQPKMSEVVRMLEGDGLAERWEDWQKMELFRQDFHPTHHPNTRWIVNSTSHIPPDELSGPR, encoded by the exons ATGGAGATGAGGGAACGAAGGCGACGACTCATCTCAGTGATTTCGGGTTCTGCTTTCCTGTGGTTGATTTTGTTGTTTGGCTTGCTCAGAAAGCTATATGCTATTTCAGAAG GTGCTGCCCTAATTGCGTTTAAGACCAACTTAGTTGATCCCAACAATGTTTTAGGGAGTTGGGATGCCACACTTGTTAAGCCCCCCTGCGCATGGTATCACATTAGCTGCAATAACGACTCAAGTGTTACTCGAGT TGATCTTGGATATGCAAATCTAACTGGTACATTGGTTCCTCAACTTGGTCAGCTAAGGAATCTACAGTTCTT ACGTCTCAACAACAACAGTTTGTCAGGGACTATTCCTATGACTTTAACAGGTGTTGACTCACTGCAAGTCTT GGATCTTTCAAACAACAAGCTGTCTGGAGATATTCCAGTTAATGgttcttttaaattattttcctacAGCAG TTTTCATAATAATCAACTAAACAAGTTCCCAGTTTCACCACCACCTTCTATAACTCCAACACCATCTGGTTCCGCAG gtagcagtagtagtaaaaCTAGACTTATTGCTGGAGGAGTTGCTGCTGGTGCTGCTCTTATTTTCGCTGTCTCTGCAATTGCTCTTACCTGGTATTGGAGAAGGAAACTACAGGATCATTTCTTTGATGTACCTG CTGAGCATCCAGAGGTCCTTCTGGGACAGCTTAAAAGGTTTTCTCTGAGGGAGCTTCAAGTTGCTACTGATAATTATagcaataaaaatattatagGCAGAGGTGGATTTGGGAAGGTTTATAAAGGGCACTTAGCTGATGGCTCTCTAGTTGCAGTAAAAAGGCTTAAAGAAGAGTGTACCCAAGGTGGGGAGCTACAGTTCCAAAGAGAACTAGAAATGATCAGCATTGCTCGACACCGTAATCTACTTCGTCTACGTGGATTTTGCCTGACACTAACCGAACGGTTGCTTGTGTACCCATATATGGCTAATGGGAGTGTTGCATCTTGTTTAAGAG AATGTCCTGGTTCACAGTCCCCACTTGATTGGGAAATACGAAAACGTATCTCATTGGGATCTGCAAGGGGCCTTGCTTATTTGCACAATGAATGTGATCCTAAAATTATTCACCGTGATGTCAAAGCTGCAAACATATTGTTAGATGAGGAATTTGAGGCAGTTGTTGGAGACTTTGGGTTGGCTAAACTTATGGATCATAAAGATACTCATGTTACTACTGCTGTGCGTGGCACTGTTGGGCATATAGCACCGGAGTACCTTTCAACTGGAAAATCTTCAGAGAAAACAGATGTTTTTGGATATGGAGTTATGCTTCTTGAACTCATAACTGGACAGAGCGCTTTTGATCTAGCCCGTCTTGCAAATGATGATGTCATGTTATTTGATTGG GTTAAAGGACTCTGGAACGATCAGAAGTTGGAGACATTGGTGGATGCCAATCTACAAGGAAATTATGTCAATGAGGAGGTGGAGCAGCTAATCCAAGTGGCTCTTCTTTGCACACAAGGCACAGCGGGTGAGCAGCCGAAGATGTCTGAGGTGGTGAGAATGCTCGAAGGGGATGGATTGGCGGAAAGATGGGAGGATTGGCAGAAGATGGAGTTGTTCCGCCAAGACTTCCACCCGACACACCATCCAAATACTCGTTGGATTGTTAACTCTACTTCTCACATTCCTCCAGATGAATTGTCTGGTCCTAGATGA
- the LOC133805028 gene encoding BRASSINOSTEROID INSENSITIVE 1-associated receptor kinase 1-like isoform X5, which yields MEMRERRRRLISVISGSAFLWLILLFGLLRKLYAISEGAALIAFKTNLVDPNNVLGSWDATLVKPPCAWYHISCNNDSSVTRVDLGYANLTGTLVPQLGQLRNLQFLRLNNNSLSGTIPMTLTGIFQTTSCLEIFQLMVLLNYFPTAGSSSSKTRLIAGGVAAGAALIFAVSAIALTWYWRRKLQDHFFDVPAEHPEVLLGQLKRFSLRELQVATDNYSNKNIIGRGGFGKVYKGHLADGSLVAVKRLKEECTQGGELQFQRELEMISIARHRNLLRLRGFCLTLTERLLVYPYMANGSVASCLRECPGSQSPLDWEIRKRISLGSARGLAYLHNECDPKIIHRDVKAANILLDEEFEAVVGDFGLAKLMDHKDTHVTTAVRGTVGHIAPEYLSTGKSSEKTDVFGYGVMLLELITGQSAFDLARLANDDVMLFDWVKGLWNDQKLETLVDANLQGNYVNEEVEQLIQVALLCTQGTAGEQPKMSEVVRMLEGDGLAERWEDWQKMELFRQDFHPTHHPNTRWIVNSTSHIPPDELSGPR from the exons ATGGAGATGAGGGAACGAAGGCGACGACTCATCTCAGTGATTTCGGGTTCTGCTTTCCTGTGGTTGATTTTGTTGTTTGGCTTGCTCAGAAAGCTATATGCTATTTCAGAAG GTGCTGCCCTAATTGCGTTTAAGACCAACTTAGTTGATCCCAACAATGTTTTAGGGAGTTGGGATGCCACACTTGTTAAGCCCCCCTGCGCATGGTATCACATTAGCTGCAATAACGACTCAAGTGTTACTCGAGT TGATCTTGGATATGCAAATCTAACTGGTACATTGGTTCCTCAACTTGGTCAGCTAAGGAATCTACAGTTCTT ACGTCTCAACAACAACAGTTTGTCAGGGACTATTCCTATGACTTTAACAG GGATCTTTCAAACAACAAGCTGTCTGGAGATATTCCAGTTAATGgttcttttaaattattttcctacAGCAG gtagcagtagtagtaaaaCTAGACTTATTGCTGGAGGAGTTGCTGCTGGTGCTGCTCTTATTTTCGCTGTCTCTGCAATTGCTCTTACCTGGTATTGGAGAAGGAAACTACAGGATCATTTCTTTGATGTACCTG CTGAGCATCCAGAGGTCCTTCTGGGACAGCTTAAAAGGTTTTCTCTGAGGGAGCTTCAAGTTGCTACTGATAATTATagcaataaaaatattatagGCAGAGGTGGATTTGGGAAGGTTTATAAAGGGCACTTAGCTGATGGCTCTCTAGTTGCAGTAAAAAGGCTTAAAGAAGAGTGTACCCAAGGTGGGGAGCTACAGTTCCAAAGAGAACTAGAAATGATCAGCATTGCTCGACACCGTAATCTACTTCGTCTACGTGGATTTTGCCTGACACTAACCGAACGGTTGCTTGTGTACCCATATATGGCTAATGGGAGTGTTGCATCTTGTTTAAGAG AATGTCCTGGTTCACAGTCCCCACTTGATTGGGAAATACGAAAACGTATCTCATTGGGATCTGCAAGGGGCCTTGCTTATTTGCACAATGAATGTGATCCTAAAATTATTCACCGTGATGTCAAAGCTGCAAACATATTGTTAGATGAGGAATTTGAGGCAGTTGTTGGAGACTTTGGGTTGGCTAAACTTATGGATCATAAAGATACTCATGTTACTACTGCTGTGCGTGGCACTGTTGGGCATATAGCACCGGAGTACCTTTCAACTGGAAAATCTTCAGAGAAAACAGATGTTTTTGGATATGGAGTTATGCTTCTTGAACTCATAACTGGACAGAGCGCTTTTGATCTAGCCCGTCTTGCAAATGATGATGTCATGTTATTTGATTGG GTTAAAGGACTCTGGAACGATCAGAAGTTGGAGACATTGGTGGATGCCAATCTACAAGGAAATTATGTCAATGAGGAGGTGGAGCAGCTAATCCAAGTGGCTCTTCTTTGCACACAAGGCACAGCGGGTGAGCAGCCGAAGATGTCTGAGGTGGTGAGAATGCTCGAAGGGGATGGATTGGCGGAAAGATGGGAGGATTGGCAGAAGATGGAGTTGTTCCGCCAAGACTTCCACCCGACACACCATCCAAATACTCGTTGGATTGTTAACTCTACTTCTCACATTCCTCCAGATGAATTGTCTGGTCCTAGATGA
- the LOC133805028 gene encoding BRASSINOSTEROID INSENSITIVE 1-associated receptor kinase 1-like isoform X6, with amino-acid sequence MCHNCDMLLVFSCCLLNFIDRELFSNNISGKIPEELGSLTNLVSLDLYLNKLNGSIPATLGKLGKLRFLRLNNNSLSGTIPMTLTGVDSLQVLDLSNNKLSGDIPVNGSFKLFSYSSFHNNQLNKFPVSPPPSITPTPSGSAGSSSSKTRLIAGGVAAGAALIFAVSAIALTWYWRRKLQDHFFDVPAEHPEVLLGQLKRFSLRELQVATDNYSNKNIIGRGGFGKVYKGHLADGSLVAVKRLKEECTQGGELQFQRELEMISIARHRNLLRLRGFCLTLTERLLVYPYMANGSVASCLRECPGSQSPLDWEIRKRISLGSARGLAYLHNECDPKIIHRDVKAANILLDEEFEAVVGDFGLAKLMDHKDTHVTTAVRGTVGHIAPEYLSTGKSSEKTDVFGYGVMLLELITGQSAFDLARLANDDVMLFDWVKGLWNDQKLETLVDANLQGNYVNEEVEQLIQVALLCTQGTAGEQPKMSEVVRMLEGDGLAERWEDWQKMELFRQDFHPTHHPNTRWIVNSTSHIPPDELSGPR; translated from the exons ATGTGTCATAATTGTGATATGCTTTTAGTATTTTCTTGTTGCTTGTTAAATTTTATTGACAGGGAACTTTTTAGCAATAATATAAGTGGGAAAATCCCAGAAGAGCTCGGAAGTTTGACAAACTTGGTGAGCTTGGATCTTTACTTGAACAAATTAAATGGTTCGATTCCAGCCACACTAGGGAAGCTTGGAAAACTACGTTTCCT ACGTCTCAACAACAACAGTTTGTCAGGGACTATTCCTATGACTTTAACAGGTGTTGACTCACTGCAAGTCTT GGATCTTTCAAACAACAAGCTGTCTGGAGATATTCCAGTTAATGgttcttttaaattattttcctacAGCAG TTTTCATAATAATCAACTAAACAAGTTCCCAGTTTCACCACCACCTTCTATAACTCCAACACCATCTGGTTCCGCAG gtagcagtagtagtaaaaCTAGACTTATTGCTGGAGGAGTTGCTGCTGGTGCTGCTCTTATTTTCGCTGTCTCTGCAATTGCTCTTACCTGGTATTGGAGAAGGAAACTACAGGATCATTTCTTTGATGTACCTG CTGAGCATCCAGAGGTCCTTCTGGGACAGCTTAAAAGGTTTTCTCTGAGGGAGCTTCAAGTTGCTACTGATAATTATagcaataaaaatattatagGCAGAGGTGGATTTGGGAAGGTTTATAAAGGGCACTTAGCTGATGGCTCTCTAGTTGCAGTAAAAAGGCTTAAAGAAGAGTGTACCCAAGGTGGGGAGCTACAGTTCCAAAGAGAACTAGAAATGATCAGCATTGCTCGACACCGTAATCTACTTCGTCTACGTGGATTTTGCCTGACACTAACCGAACGGTTGCTTGTGTACCCATATATGGCTAATGGGAGTGTTGCATCTTGTTTAAGAG AATGTCCTGGTTCACAGTCCCCACTTGATTGGGAAATACGAAAACGTATCTCATTGGGATCTGCAAGGGGCCTTGCTTATTTGCACAATGAATGTGATCCTAAAATTATTCACCGTGATGTCAAAGCTGCAAACATATTGTTAGATGAGGAATTTGAGGCAGTTGTTGGAGACTTTGGGTTGGCTAAACTTATGGATCATAAAGATACTCATGTTACTACTGCTGTGCGTGGCACTGTTGGGCATATAGCACCGGAGTACCTTTCAACTGGAAAATCTTCAGAGAAAACAGATGTTTTTGGATATGGAGTTATGCTTCTTGAACTCATAACTGGACAGAGCGCTTTTGATCTAGCCCGTCTTGCAAATGATGATGTCATGTTATTTGATTGG GTTAAAGGACTCTGGAACGATCAGAAGTTGGAGACATTGGTGGATGCCAATCTACAAGGAAATTATGTCAATGAGGAGGTGGAGCAGCTAATCCAAGTGGCTCTTCTTTGCACACAAGGCACAGCGGGTGAGCAGCCGAAGATGTCTGAGGTGGTGAGAATGCTCGAAGGGGATGGATTGGCGGAAAGATGGGAGGATTGGCAGAAGATGGAGTTGTTCCGCCAAGACTTCCACCCGACACACCATCCAAATACTCGTTGGATTGTTAACTCTACTTCTCACATTCCTCCAGATGAATTGTCTGGTCCTAGATGA